The following coding sequences are from one Microcoleus sp. bin38.metabat.b11b12b14.051 window:
- a CDS encoding 30S ribosomal protein S1 encodes MVNLKTTVKDIGFTHEDFAALLDKYDYHFSPGDVVAGTVFSIEPRGALIDIGAKTAAYIPIQEMSINRVESPEEVLQSNETREFFILTDENEDGQLTLSIRRIEYMRAWERVRQLQAEDATVRSQVFATNRGGALVRIEGLRGFIPGSHISTRKPKEELVAEELPLKFLEVDEDRNRLVLSHRRALVERKMNRLEVGEVVIGTVRGIKPYGAFIDIGGVSGLLHISEISHDHIDTPHSVFNVNDEVKVMIIDLDAERGRISLSTKQLEPEPGAMVKNRELVYEKAEEMAAKFREKMLAQKQAKAGMDIPVESTDVDDTSDEILEDVPSAMEEDEPEVAAEAAPEVAAEATPEVTAEATPEVAAEAAPEVVEEEIPAATVE; translated from the coding sequence ATGGTCAATCTCAAAACCACAGTCAAAGACATCGGCTTTACTCACGAGGATTTTGCAGCCCTACTTGATAAATATGACTATCACTTTAGCCCGGGCGATGTAGTAGCGGGTACAGTTTTTAGTATAGAACCGAGGGGCGCTCTGATTGATATCGGTGCTAAAACAGCAGCGTACATTCCCATTCAGGAAATGTCGATCAATCGAGTGGAAAGCCCAGAAGAGGTATTGCAATCAAACGAAACTAGAGAATTTTTCATCCTCACCGATGAAAACGAAGACGGACAATTAACCCTGTCCATCCGGCGCATCGAGTATATGCGGGCCTGGGAAAGAGTGCGACAACTGCAAGCAGAAGATGCTACGGTGCGATCGCAAGTATTTGCCACCAACCGAGGCGGCGCACTCGTCAGAATTGAAGGATTGCGAGGCTTTATTCCCGGTTCTCACATCAGTACCCGCAAACCGAAGGAAGAATTAGTCGCCGAAGAATTGCCATTAAAATTCTTAGAGGTAGACGAAGACCGCAACCGCCTAGTCTTGAGTCACCGTCGCGCCTTAGTCGAACGCAAGATGAACCGCCTCGAAGTCGGGGAAGTGGTCATCGGTACAGTGCGTGGCATCAAGCCCTACGGTGCCTTTATCGACATCGGCGGCGTCAGCGGCTTGCTGCACATCTCAGAAATTTCGCACGATCACATCGATACGCCTCATAGCGTCTTCAATGTCAACGACGAAGTGAAAGTGATGATCATTGACTTGGATGCTGAGAGAGGCCGGATTTCTCTCTCCACCAAGCAGTTGGAACCGGAACCGGGCGCGATGGTCAAAAATCGCGAATTGGTGTACGAAAAAGCTGAGGAAATGGCAGCTAAGTTCCGCGAGAAAATGCTCGCTCAAAAGCAAGCTAAAGCTGGTATGGACATTCCTGTAGAATCAACTGATGTTGATGACACATCCGACGAAATACTCGAAGATGTGCCCTCAGCAATGGAAGAGGACGAACCAGAAGTAGCAGCAGAAGCCGCACCAGAAGTAGCAGCAGAAGCCACACCGGAAGTAACAGCAGAAGCCACACCGGAAGTAGCAGCAGAAGCCGCACCGGAAGTAGTAGAGGAAGAAATCCCTGCTGCGACGGTCGAATAA
- the psbB gene encoding photosystem II chlorophyll-binding protein CP47, producing MGLPWYRVHTVVLNDPGRLISVHLMHTALVAGWAGSMALYELAVFDHADPVLNPMWRQGMFVLPFMTRLGVTGSWGGWSITGEGNVDPGFWSFEGVAVAHIILSGLLFLAAVWHWVFWDLELFRDPRTGEPALDLPKMFGIHLFLSGLLCFGFGAFHLSGLFGPGMWVSDPYGLTGHVQPVAPAWGPEGFDPFNPGGIVAHHIAAGVVGVIAGLFHLTVRPPERLYKALRMGNIETVLSSSIAAVFFAAFVVAGTMWYGSAATPIELFGPTRYQWDGGYFQQEIDRRAQASLAAGQSFQEAYEQIPEKLAFYDYVGNSPAKGGLFRAGAMVNGDGIAKTWLGHPVFTDNDGRVLSVRRLPNFFETFPVILTDKDGVVRADIPFRRAESKYSFEQSGVNVSFYGGELNGQTFKNPLDVKKFARAAQKGEVFEFDRETLNSDGVFRTSTRGWFTFGHVCFALLFFFGHIWHGSRTIFRDVFAGVEADLEEQVEWGLFQKLGDMSTRREESL from the coding sequence ATGGGACTACCCTGGTATCGCGTACACACAGTCGTCTTAAATGACCCAGGCAGATTAATTTCTGTACATTTAATGCACACTGCCCTCGTGGCAGGTTGGGCCGGCTCGATGGCCCTTTACGAACTAGCAGTTTTTGACCACGCAGATCCAGTTCTGAACCCGATGTGGCGTCAAGGGATGTTCGTCCTACCGTTCATGACTCGCTTGGGAGTCACCGGCTCTTGGGGCGGTTGGAGCATCACCGGCGAAGGTAACGTCGATCCTGGCTTCTGGTCTTTTGAAGGCGTCGCCGTCGCTCACATCATCCTCTCCGGTTTGCTGTTCTTAGCAGCAGTCTGGCACTGGGTATTCTGGGATTTGGAACTCTTCAGAGATCCTCGCACTGGCGAACCAGCCCTCGACTTGCCAAAAATGTTTGGCATTCACTTATTCCTTTCCGGCTTGCTCTGCTTTGGCTTCGGCGCATTCCACCTTTCGGGACTCTTCGGCCCGGGAATGTGGGTTTCCGACCCCTACGGCTTGACCGGTCACGTCCAACCAGTGGCACCTGCTTGGGGCCCTGAGGGCTTCGATCCGTTCAATCCGGGTGGCATCGTGGCTCACCACATTGCAGCGGGCGTAGTCGGCGTAATTGCCGGTTTGTTCCACTTGACAGTGCGGCCGCCGGAACGTCTTTACAAAGCCCTGCGGATGGGTAACATCGAAACTGTACTTTCTAGCAGTATCGCTGCTGTGTTCTTTGCAGCTTTCGTGGTTGCGGGTACGATGTGGTACGGTTCTGCTGCAACTCCGATCGAGCTTTTTGGCCCGACTCGCTATCAGTGGGACGGTGGATATTTTCAACAAGAGATCGATCGTCGGGCTCAAGCTAGCTTAGCCGCCGGCCAAAGCTTCCAAGAAGCCTACGAACAAATTCCCGAAAAATTGGCTTTCTACGACTACGTGGGCAACTCTCCAGCTAAAGGCGGTTTGTTCCGCGCTGGCGCCATGGTCAACGGCGACGGTATCGCTAAAACATGGCTGGGCCACCCAGTATTCACAGACAACGATGGTCGGGTGTTGTCGGTACGCCGCCTCCCGAACTTCTTTGAAACTTTCCCAGTAATTTTGACGGACAAAGATGGAGTCGTTCGCGCTGACATCCCCTTCCGTCGTGCTGAATCAAAATACAGCTTTGAACAAAGCGGAGTTAATGTCAGCTTCTACGGTGGCGAACTTAACGGTCAAACCTTTAAGAATCCTCTAGATGTCAAGAAGTTTGCTCGCGCCGCCCAAAAGGGTGAAGTATTTGAATTCGATCGCGAAACCTTGAATTCTGACGGGGTTTTCCGCACTTCAACTCGCGGTTGGTTCACTTTCGGACACGTTTGCTTTGCTTTGCTATTCTTCTTCGGCCATATCTGGCACGGTTCTCGGACTATTTTCCGCGACGTGTTTGCTGGAGTTGAGGCTGACTTGGAAGAGCAAGTCGAGTGGGGCTTGTTCCAAAAACTGGGCGACATGAGCACAAGAAGAGAAGAATCTCTCTAG
- a CDS encoding chemotaxis protein CheB, whose translation MTSNQSSPENTPESIAPATLDIEQLVTTDAPFPIVGIAASAGGLEAFTELLSHLPIDTGMAFVLIQHLDPNHKSLLTQILARQTQMRVCEAQDGMAVEPNQVYVIPPNTKMVLSKGVLRLSPREKIYGKYMPGDAFFTSLAIDRGHQAIAVVLSGGDGDGSLGIKAIKAAGGMTFAQCQDTAKFDSMPNTAVATGNVDFVLTPEKIAEELTNYSRNPPIICSVPLTIVEESPAHEDVLATIFGVLKSTTGVDFTHYKRTTIARRIQRRMVLYKLESLDAYAQYLRENSAEVKALYEEILIHVTSFFRDSEVFNKLKKLVFPTITENKSAKVPIRIWVAGCSTGEEVYSIAICLLEFLSDRVIPPPIQIFATDISEGAICKARSGVYLENQMVDVSPERRTRFFIPQEGGSYRISKAVRELCVFARQDLGSDPPFSKIDESFHYRLGIAWLGVLL comes from the coding sequence ATGACTTCTAATCAATCGTCTCCTGAAAATACACCTGAATCGATCGCCCCAGCCACCCTAGACATCGAACAATTAGTTACAACCGATGCCCCGTTTCCGATTGTGGGGATTGCCGCCTCAGCAGGAGGGTTGGAAGCATTCACCGAGTTACTCAGCCATTTACCAATAGATACGGGTATGGCGTTTGTGCTGATTCAGCATTTAGACCCCAATCACAAGAGTTTGCTCACCCAGATTCTCGCCAGACAGACGCAAATGCGTGTCTGTGAGGCACAAGACGGCATGGCTGTAGAGCCCAATCAAGTCTACGTCATTCCCCCCAACACCAAGATGGTGCTATCTAAAGGCGTGCTGCGACTATCTCCCCGCGAGAAGATTTATGGCAAATATATGCCGGGAGATGCGTTTTTTACCTCATTGGCGATCGATCGCGGACATCAGGCGATCGCCGTAGTATTATCCGGGGGAGACGGAGATGGTTCACTGGGGATCAAGGCAATCAAAGCAGCCGGAGGCATGACTTTTGCTCAATGTCAAGACACGGCAAAATTCGATAGTATGCCGAATACCGCTGTGGCTACAGGGAATGTCGATTTTGTTCTGACACCGGAAAAAATTGCCGAGGAATTGACAAACTATAGTCGCAATCCCCCGATCATTTGCTCGGTTCCCCTGACAATAGTTGAGGAATCCCCCGCACACGAAGATGTCCTGGCTACTATTTTTGGGGTGCTGAAATCGACGACAGGCGTTGATTTTACTCACTACAAACGCACTACTATCGCTCGACGCATCCAGCGCCGGATGGTGTTGTACAAGCTAGAGAGTTTGGATGCTTACGCTCAATATCTGCGAGAGAATTCGGCTGAAGTCAAAGCCCTATATGAAGAAATTCTGATTCATGTTACCAGTTTCTTTCGCGATTCCGAAGTCTTTAATAAGTTGAAAAAGCTGGTTTTTCCCACGATTACCGAAAATAAATCGGCAAAGGTGCCAATTCGGATTTGGGTGGCGGGATGTTCGACTGGTGAAGAAGTTTATTCGATCGCCATTTGTTTGTTAGAGTTTTTGAGCGATCGAGTTATTCCGCCGCCGATCCAGATTTTTGCTACGGATATTAGTGAAGGGGCGATCTGTAAAGCGAGGTCTGGCGTTTACTTAGAAAACCAGATGGTAGATGTTTCACCAGAGAGACGTACTCGCTTCTTTATTCCCCAAGAAGGAGGTAGCTATAGAATCAGTAAGGCAGTCCGCGAATTGTGTGTATTTGCGCGACAAGACTTAGGTAGCGATCCGCCTTTTTCCAAGATAGATGAATCTTTCCATTACCGCCTTGGGATTGCTTGGCTAGGTGTACTTTTGTAA
- a CDS encoding response regulator, which yields MNSQTKSKVLIVDDQPDNINILSYFLVEYGFEIFVATTGEKALHRVEKILPDLILLDIMMPGIDGFETCRRLKAIEQVKETPIIFMSALTEMGDKVKGLTLGAVDYITKPLQYEEAIARINVHLQLRNLAKQLEQQNTLLRAEVRSRQLAELGLRFSEEKFAKAFRSSPAAMTIATFEEGYLMEVNQSFCNLTGYFPEEILGKTDRQINLWENMGDRDRFLQILHISGAIYKQEFLFRTKFDQIKCVLISAEMISIGDTNCILMTTYDITEQKRAQDTLYRQEQEFRALAENSPDIIARFDSQLRHLYVNPALESVTEIPAETFQGKTYRELEMPAEVAALFEANVSAVFASGTEQCFEFNFFTKCGRKFYQVCVVPEFKRDRTIASVLAVGRDTTAVKQAEIELRNSELREREKAAQLELTLNNLKHTQAQLIQTEKMFSLGRMVAGVAHEINNPNSFILGNINPARHYFQDLNNLLTLYQAKYPEPGSEIQQIAEDIDLEFMQKDWSRLMQSIESGSTRIQQIVESLKLFSKLDEFGIKEVNLNQIVDQTLQFVMDVTRGKGMRKNRNGSIASKEIQLIKNYGNLPPVECYSSQLNQVFASLLNNAIDALETQLYPKIVIQTELEIIAECSRPAKDIEAKADTQHSTAIAPQAVGDRFAVIRIADNGMGMSEEVQKKMFDPFFSTKPVGSGTGLGLSISHQIVVEQHGGEISCISAPGKGTEFVVKIPILFVTSVQETRHQVCL from the coding sequence ATGAACTCTCAAACAAAAAGCAAAGTATTAATCGTAGACGACCAACCGGATAATATTAATATTCTTTCTTATTTTTTGGTGGAATACGGATTTGAGATTTTTGTAGCGACGACAGGAGAAAAAGCGCTGCACAGAGTCGAGAAAATTTTGCCAGACTTGATTTTGCTAGATATTATGATGCCGGGAATAGACGGATTTGAAACCTGCCGCCGCCTGAAAGCAATAGAACAAGTTAAGGAGACTCCGATTATTTTTATGAGCGCTCTTACGGAGATGGGAGATAAAGTTAAAGGCTTGACGTTGGGCGCAGTAGACTACATCACCAAACCGCTGCAATACGAAGAGGCGATCGCCCGGATCAACGTGCATCTGCAACTGCGGAACCTCGCCAAACAATTAGAACAACAAAATACGCTGCTGCGTGCGGAAGTACGATCGCGCCAGCTAGCCGAGTTAGGCCTGCGCTTTTCCGAAGAAAAATTTGCCAAAGCTTTTCGCAGCAGCCCCGCCGCCATGACAATCGCCACCTTTGAAGAGGGGTACTTGATGGAAGTCAACCAAAGCTTTTGCAACCTCACCGGCTATTTTCCCGAGGAAATTTTGGGAAAAACCGATCGCCAAATCAATTTATGGGAAAATATGGGCGATCGCGATCGTTTCTTGCAAATCTTGCACATATCCGGCGCTATTTACAAACAAGAATTCCTGTTTCGTACCAAGTTCGACCAAATCAAATGTGTCCTCATATCAGCAGAAATGATTAGCATTGGCGACACCAACTGCATTTTGATGACGACTTACGACATTACCGAACAAAAGCGGGCCCAAGACACCTTATACCGCCAAGAACAAGAATTCAGGGCTTTAGCGGAAAATTCCCCAGATATCATTGCCAGATTTGACAGCCAACTGCGCCACCTTTACGTCAATCCAGCATTGGAATCAGTCACAGAAATCCCCGCCGAAACCTTCCAAGGTAAAACCTACCGAGAATTAGAAATGCCCGCAGAAGTGGCGGCGCTGTTTGAAGCAAATGTGTCCGCCGTGTTCGCTAGCGGCACCGAACAGTGCTTTGAGTTTAACTTTTTCACCAAGTGTGGCAGAAAATTCTATCAAGTTTGCGTAGTTCCTGAATTTAAGCGCGATCGGACAATTGCATCTGTCTTGGCTGTGGGCCGCGATACCACCGCTGTCAAACAAGCCGAAATCGAACTGCGAAACAGCGAACTGCGGGAACGAGAAAAAGCTGCTCAATTAGAACTAACATTAAACAACTTAAAACACACCCAAGCCCAACTTATCCAAACCGAAAAAATGTTTAGTCTCGGGCGAATGGTCGCAGGAGTTGCCCACGAAATCAACAATCCCAATAGTTTTATTTTGGGCAATATCAATCCCGCCCGCCACTATTTCCAAGACCTCAACAATCTCCTGACGCTTTACCAAGCCAAATATCCGGAACCCGGATCAGAAATACAACAAATAGCTGAAGATATAGATTTAGAATTTATGCAAAAAGATTGGTCGCGACTGATGCAATCAATCGAATCTGGCTCAACGCGCATCCAACAAATTGTTGAGTCACTCAAGTTGTTTTCTAAACTCGACGAGTTCGGAATCAAAGAAGTGAATTTAAATCAAATTGTCGATCAAACCCTGCAATTTGTGATGGACGTTACCCGCGGCAAAGGTATGAGGAAGAACCGCAACGGCAGCATCGCTAGTAAAGAGATTCAGCTCATCAAAAACTACGGCAACCTGCCACCAGTTGAGTGTTACAGCAGTCAGTTGAATCAGGTATTTGCCAGTTTGCTCAACAATGCCATTGACGCCCTAGAAACTCAACTTTACCCAAAAATTGTGATTCAGACTGAGCTGGAAATAATAGCAGAATGCAGCAGGCCAGCCAAAGACATAGAAGCAAAAGCTGATACTCAGCATTCAACGGCAATTGCTCCCCAGGCTGTGGGCGATCGATTCGCAGTGATTCGGATTGCTGACAACGGTATGGGGATGAGCGAAGAAGTGCAGAAAAAAATGTTTGACCCGTTTTTTAGCACAAAACCTGTGGGAAGCGGCACGGGATTGGGTTTATCCATCAGTCACCAAATTGTTGTGGAACAACACGGCGGTGAAATTAGTTGTATTTCTGCTCCCGGGAAAGGGACAGAGTTTGTTGTCAAGATTCCGATACTTTTTGTGACTTCCGTGCAGGAGACTCGACACCAAGTATGTTTGTAG
- a CDS encoding photosystem II reaction center protein T, with product MESVAYILMLALALGVIFFAIAFREPPRIGK from the coding sequence ATGGAAAGTGTTGCTTACATTTTGATGCTGGCTTTAGCCTTGGGCGTGATATTTTTTGCGATCGCCTTTCGCGAACCGCCCCGGATTGGCAAATAA
- the nrdR gene encoding transcriptional regulator NrdR — MRCSSCQHTNSRVLESRSAESGQSIRRRRECLSCQHRFTTYERIEFVPITVIKRDSKRESFDRSKLVRGLVRACEKTGLSNSALETLAEEIEAQLQGRSLREIASSEIGELVLLHLRPLSEVAYVRFASVYRQFRGIRDFVDTLNHLQNPLNCIQNQDTPSDLEAGTPAADACDRESPASCATGS; from the coding sequence ATGCGCTGTTCCTCCTGCCAACACACAAATAGTCGCGTTCTCGAATCGCGTTCAGCCGAATCAGGTCAAAGCATCCGTCGGCGGCGCGAATGTTTGAGCTGTCAGCACCGCTTCACAACCTACGAACGCATAGAATTTGTGCCGATAACGGTGATCAAGCGGGACTCCAAGCGCGAATCATTCGATCGGTCAAAATTAGTCAGAGGACTGGTTCGGGCCTGTGAAAAAACAGGTTTGTCCAACAGCGCCCTCGAAACTCTCGCAGAAGAAATCGAAGCGCAACTCCAGGGTCGATCGCTCCGGGAAATTGCCAGCTCAGAAATTGGGGAACTGGTGCTGTTGCACCTGCGCCCGCTCAGCGAAGTCGCTTACGTCCGTTTTGCCTCGGTATACCGACAATTTCGAGGCATCCGAGATTTTGTAGATACCTTAAATCACCTTCAAAATCCCCTCAACTGTATCCAGAATCAAGATACTCCCTCTGATTTGGAGGCTGGTACGCCTGCTGCCGATGCGTGCGATCGAGAAAGCCCCGCATCTTGTGCTACTGGCAGCTAA